The genomic region CGGTGCACCGCGGCCGTGAGGTGGTCGGCCTGCACGTGCGCCCGGACGGCGTGGTCGTGGAGACCCGGCGCGGCCTGGACGTGGTGGCGAGCCACTGCGACTACGTGCTGTGCACCGTGCCGTTCTCGGTGGTGCGGCGGATGAGGCTGAGCGGGATGGCCGACGACAAGCTCGCGACCGTGCACGACATGCAGTACTGGCCCGCCACGAAGATCGCCGTGCACTGCCGCGAGGCGTTCTGGGAGCGCGACGGCATCAGCGGCGGCGGCTCGTTCACCGGCGGCCTGGTGCGCCAGACCTACTACCCGCCGGTGGAGAGCGATCCCCGGCTCGGTGCGGCGCTGCTCGCCAGCTACACCATCGGCCCGGACGCGGACGCGCTGGCGCAGTTGCCTCCTCGGCAACGGGAACGCGTGGTGCTGGACGAGCTGAGCAAGATCCACCCCGAGCTGAACACGCCGGGGATGGTGCTCGACGTGGTGACCCAGGCCTGGGGCGAGGACTTCTCCAGCATGGGCGCGGCGTCCGTGCGGTGGAGCAAGGACATCGCGACCTCCGAAGAGGAACGCGCGCTGGCCGCCACACCGCAGGGCACCCTGTTCTTCGCCGGTGAGCACTGCTCGACCTACCCGGCCTGGATCGAGGGTGCGATCGAGTCCGGTCTGGCCGCCGCACAGGACATCCACGCCGCCACCCCGCTGGAACGCCCGCTGGTGGCGTCCGGATACCGCCGCATGCGTGGTGGCGCGGCGTGAACGGCACGAACTCAGGGGAGAACTCCTTGCTCGACACCGAAGTGGTCATCGTCGGCGGCGGACCGGCCGGCATGGCCACCGCACTGGAACTGCGTTCGCGCGGCGTGGACTTCGTCCTCGTCGAGGCCGGTGACGGCAGCGTCAGCCACCCGAAGGTCTCCAGCATCGGCCCGCGCTCGATGGAGTTCTTCCGCCGCTGGGGCGTCGCGGACGCCGTCCGCCACTCCGGCTGGCCGGAGGACCACCCGCTGGACTGCGTGTGGACCACCAGGATCGGCGGTCACGAGCTGTTCCGGTTGCCCCGCCACACGATGGCCACCCGTCCCGACTTCCGGCACACCCCGGAACCGGACGCGATCTGCCCGCAGCACTGGCTCGGTCCCCTGCTGCGGGCCGAGGTGGGCGTGCACCCGGACGGCCCGGTGCGGATGACCACGCGCCTGGAGTCGTTCACGCAGTCCGGCACCGGTGTTTCCGCGGTGCTGAGCGACGGTGTGGCCGTGCGGGCCCAGTACCTGATCGCGTGTGACGGCGCGAGCTCGCCGATCCGCAAACAGCTCGGCATCGCCGCCCCGGCCGTGCACGACACGCTCGTGTTCCGCAACATCCTGTTCCGGGCACCGGAACTGCGCGCGCAGCTCGGCTCACGGGTCGCGAACTTCTTCTACCTCATGATCTCCTCGGCGCTGCGGTTCCCGGTCCGTGCTCTCGACGGCCGAGAGCTCTACCGCATGACCGTCGGCCTGCAGGGCTCGCCGGAGTCGTTGCAGGACGCCGAAACGCTGGTGCGCAAGGCGATCGCCTTCGACACCCCGGTGGAGGTGCTGTCCGACAACGAATGGCACCTCGTCCACCGGGTCGCCGAGTCCTTCCGCTCCGGTCGCGTGTTCCTCGTCGGCGACTCGGCCCACACGTTGTCGCCTTCGGGCGGTTTCGGCATGAACACGGGCATCTGCGGGGCCGCCGACCTCGGCTGGAAGCTGGCCGCCGAGCTGCGCGGCTGGGCGGGCCCTGGCTTGCTCGACAGCTACACGACCGAGCGCCAGCCGGTGGCGTTCGAGGGCTTGGAAGAGGCCAACCGCAACCTGGAACGGGCGATGCGCCGCGAGGTTCCGCCGTTCCTGAACGACGACACCCCGCAGGGTGCGGCGATGCGGGCGAAGATCAGCGAGGGCCTGCAGCGCGGTGGCGTGGCCCGCGAGTTCGACGCGCCGGAGATCCACCTGGGCTTCACCTACGCCGGTTCGCCGCTCGTCGTCGACGACCCGACCGCGACGAACCTGGAGGACCGCAGGCCGAACACCCGGCCTGGTTCCCGTGCACCGCACGCGTGGGTGAAGGACTCGGTGTCCACACTGGACCTGTTCGGCGACGGTTTCGTGCTCGTGCACTTCGAACCGTCCGCGCTCCTGGACTCGTTCACAGCGGCGTTCGAGTCACGCGGGATCCCGTTCCGCGCGGTCGTGCTGGACTCGCCGGAGATCGCGGCCGCCTACGAACGCCCGTTCGTCCTCGTCCGCCCCGACGGCCACGTGGCCTGGCGCGGCACCGAACTGCCCGCGGACGCGGGTTCGCTGGCCGACGTCGTGCGCGGTGGTGCCCGGTGAAGCCGTTCTCCTTGCGCGACTGGTCCGACGAGGACCTGCGCAACCCGTTCCCGGTCTTCGCCCGCTACCTGGCGGCCGGACCCGTGCACTTCGCCGACGGCACCTGCTACGTCTTCGGCCACGACGCCGCCGTCGAGGTCCTGACCTCCCCCGCGTTCGGCCGCCGCTCCCCCTCCGGCGGCGGCAGCCCGGTGTCCATGCCCTCCGCCCTGCGCACCCTCGTCGAGAACTGGCTCGTCTTCCTCGACCCGCCCAGGCACACCGAGCTGCGGTCGGTGCTGAACAGGGAGTTCTCGCCGTCCGTGGTGACGAACCTCCGGCCCCGGATCGCCGCCATCGCCGCGGAACTGCTCGCCGACCTGCCTGCGACGTTCGACCTGGTGGAACGCTTCGCCGCTCCCCTGCCGATCCTCGTGATCTCCGAACTGCTCGGCGTGCCGCGCGCGGACTGGGAGTGGCTGCGCGAGATGGCCGTCGACCTCCAGCAGGCCAGCAGCGTCCGGGCAGCCGCGAACCCGGACGCGCACGCCGTCGCCGACCGGGCCGCGCGCGAGCTCACCTCCTACTTCCTCGCTCTGGCGGAGAAGCGGGGTGCGGAGCCCGGTGACGACCTGGTGTCGTTGATGGTCTCGGCCCAGACCCGCGGCGAACCGCTGACGTCCGACGAGATCGTCGGCACCTGCGTCCACCTGATGACCGCGGGCCACGAGACCACGACGAACGTGCTCAGCAAGTCCGTGCTGGCCCTGTCCTCCCGCCCGGCCGCACTGGCGGAACTGCGTTGCGGCGTGACCGCGGCGGCCGTCGAGGAGCTGGTCCGCTTCGACCCGCCCGTCCAGGCGGTCGGCCGGTGGGCGCACGAGGACGCGGTCGTCGCGGGCTTCCCCCTCCCGGCCGGCACCAAGGTGATGGTGCTGCTCGGCGCGGCGAACCGGGACCCCGCCCGCTTCCCCACCGGCGGCCGCAACACCGGCTTCGGCCTCGGCATCCACTACTGCCTCGGCGCCACCCTGGCCCGCGCCGAACTGGAGATCGGCCTCGGCCTCCTGCTGCCGGCGCTCGGCGAGTTCACAGTGGACAGCGTCAAGTTCCCGCACGACATCGTGTTCCACGGCCCGCACAGCGTTGTCGTGACCCGCGCGAACTGAGTCCGGTGGCCGGGTGCGTGCACCCGGCCACCTCTGTGGTGTAAGCTGTTGCCATCAGTCATGGTTACGAAGTACCAGGTCGCCCCGTGATCTCGTGTCACGGGCTTTTTGCTGTTTCGGCGTTTCCGCAGGCCATGGCGGATCACCCCAGGCTCTCGCACCAGCGAGTCGCCGTGTCATCAAAGGAGTCCCCATGGCCACCGGAACTGTGAAGTGGTTCAACGCCGAAAAGGGTTTCGGCTTCATCGAGCAGGACGGCGGCGGCGCCGACGTCTTCGTTCACTACTCGAACATCGCCGCCCAGGGCTACCGTGAGCTCCAGGAGGGCCAGAAGGTCTCCTTCGAGATCACGCAGGGCCAGAAGGGCCCGCAGGCCGACAACGTCGTGCCCGCCTAGGTTCTTCTGTCAGCCGCCCCTGGGCGCTGATGCAGTCCGAAGCCCGGCCGGGGATCACTTCGATCCCCGGGCCGGGCTTTGGCGTCTCCCACGGCGTCCGCCCCGGCTCGTCAACGCCGGCGGTAGCTGGCCACCAGCGCGGCCCCGCTCAGCAGGGTGAGCAGGCCGAACGCGATGTTGACGGCGATGCCGAGCCCGATGATCGAGCTGGCGGCGTTGCAGACCGCGAAGACCGCGAGCGCGATCCACAGCAGAGTGCGGGTACCGGTGTTCGTCCTGGTGTTCGTCATGCCGGAAACGCTAGTGAGCACGGGTCTCCCCGACGATCCCCCGCACTGCCGTCCGCGGGGTGGAGCAGGCTCCACCCCTCAGCTGTTCGCGACAGCCGCCCGCCGGAGCAACCTGCCACCCCACACCACCCCGGTCACCGCCAGCACCAGCCAGGCCGCGGCGGCCGCGACCGACCGCGGCGAACCGAGGTCGAGCACGGCATCACCGAGGAACGCGGCCACCACCGTCGTCGGAACCAGCCCGATCGCGGTCCCCACCCCGAACGACACGGGCCGCACCGCCGTGACGCCCGCACCGTAGTTCGACGCCGCGAACGGCACGACGGGCAACAACCGCAACACGACCGTGGCCGCGAGCCCGTTGGCCTTGAACACCTCGTCCAGCACCCGCAACCGCCCACCCAGCCTGCGCTCGACGGCCTCACGCCCCAGCCACCGGCCCACCCAGAACGAGATCAACGCGCCCGCCGTGAAGGCGACGACCGCGAGCGCCGCGCCGGTGACGACACCGAACAGCAGGCCGGATGCCGTGGCCAGCACGGGTTTGGGGAAGAACAGCGGCGTGCCGAGTGCGCCGAACGCCAGGAACGCGAGCGGCGCCCATCCGCCCATCGCCTGGATCGAGGTCCGCAGTTCGGCCACTTCGGGCAGGTCGACCAGGGCGGCGGTGACGATCAGCGCGATGACCAGCACCAGCAGCGTGATCGCACGCAGGTCGCGCTTGGGGCTTTTCTCGCTGGTCATCGCCTTCGATGATAGGCCAGTCAGGAGGAACCGGATGCGAGCGGCTTTTCGCGTTGTCCAGCTGGATCCGCGTGCCCGACGGATCTCAAGCGGTCACTCCACCCGAAGCCCCTCCACGACCGGGTTCTCGGCCAACCCTGGAACTTGCCCGGTCAGCCGGGAGTAAGCCCCTCGCAAGAAGTTCCTCATCTCCCCCACGAGCTTCTCGCGTCCGGCAACAGCCCGCCAAGCACGCTTCGAAGACGTGATGGCGACCTGAGAACCCTCCACCCGCAGGCGAATCACCTCTTCGCTCTCAGTGAAGTCGATTGTGGCATCTCGCCCAGCAGAAAGACGGTCCGTTGCGTTGACCAGGGACAAGGCCAGGTCCACCAGAGGCAGATATCTCCGGTCCGAGATGACGTCGACCTGATCGACCACGAACCTCACGCGCACTCCGAAATACCTGTAGCAAAGATCGATCTCGCTGACAGCTGCCGGATCGGACCCTTTGGGCAACGTCCAGGTGTCGCCCCAAGGCTCACCGGCACCCGGCACGTCGAACGAGAGCTGAACCACGCGTTACCTCGACCTTCTCCGAGCGACTCGAACCCGCGACGGCCGGAGTGCAACCGCCGAGGCTGCACTCTGGCCGAACGCGACGTCCTCCGCAGGCTTCTCGGCGAGTCCGGACCGCCTGCACGGTTCACCGAGCCGGGCCCGCCCGCTCAGACCTGGTTCCGCCCTCCATCCACGAACAGGTCCGACCCGGTGACGTAGCTGGCGTCGTCCGACGCCAG from Lentzea guizhouensis harbors:
- a CDS encoding flavin monoamine oxidase family protein; amino-acid sequence: MSPVHTNVLSGVPHWQQQPKRVTVLGAGVAGLVAAHELERLGHSVQVLEARLAVGGRVRTHGFVGRGPLAELGAMRIPASHHRTMQWIDLLGLSDRVRQFRTLFSDDASYLETPSGHFRVREATSVLVEEFRQGLPPGEYREESVLAAAWLTASVNAVAPGAFRTELHSDLNLELLDLLDGIDVRPFLASTGGVERVDVNRFFAGNPRFAARSRLAHFFDDITVETSSALFRLEGGMDQIPVRLAERLRGPVHRGREVVGLHVRPDGVVVETRRGLDVVASHCDYVLCTVPFSVVRRMRLSGMADDKLATVHDMQYWPATKIAVHCREAFWERDGISGGGSFTGGLVRQTYYPPVESDPRLGAALLASYTIGPDADALAQLPPRQRERVVLDELSKIHPELNTPGMVLDVVTQAWGEDFSSMGAASVRWSKDIATSEEERALAATPQGTLFFAGEHCSTYPAWIEGAIESGLAAAQDIHAATPLERPLVASGYRRMRGGAA
- a CDS encoding FAD-dependent monooxygenase translates to MNGTNSGENSLLDTEVVIVGGGPAGMATALELRSRGVDFVLVEAGDGSVSHPKVSSIGPRSMEFFRRWGVADAVRHSGWPEDHPLDCVWTTRIGGHELFRLPRHTMATRPDFRHTPEPDAICPQHWLGPLLRAEVGVHPDGPVRMTTRLESFTQSGTGVSAVLSDGVAVRAQYLIACDGASSPIRKQLGIAAPAVHDTLVFRNILFRAPELRAQLGSRVANFFYLMISSALRFPVRALDGRELYRMTVGLQGSPESLQDAETLVRKAIAFDTPVEVLSDNEWHLVHRVAESFRSGRVFLVGDSAHTLSPSGGFGMNTGICGAADLGWKLAAELRGWAGPGLLDSYTTERQPVAFEGLEEANRNLERAMRREVPPFLNDDTPQGAAMRAKISEGLQRGGVAREFDAPEIHLGFTYAGSPLVVDDPTATNLEDRRPNTRPGSRAPHAWVKDSVSTLDLFGDGFVLVHFEPSALLDSFTAAFESRGIPFRAVVLDSPEIAAAYERPFVLVRPDGHVAWRGTELPADAGSLADVVRGGAR
- a CDS encoding cytochrome P450, whose translation is MKPFSLRDWSDEDLRNPFPVFARYLAAGPVHFADGTCYVFGHDAAVEVLTSPAFGRRSPSGGGSPVSMPSALRTLVENWLVFLDPPRHTELRSVLNREFSPSVVTNLRPRIAAIAAELLADLPATFDLVERFAAPLPILVISELLGVPRADWEWLREMAVDLQQASSVRAAANPDAHAVADRAARELTSYFLALAEKRGAEPGDDLVSLMVSAQTRGEPLTSDEIVGTCVHLMTAGHETTTNVLSKSVLALSSRPAALAELRCGVTAAAVEELVRFDPPVQAVGRWAHEDAVVAGFPLPAGTKVMVLLGAANRDPARFPTGGRNTGFGLGIHYCLGATLARAELEIGLGLLLPALGEFTVDSVKFPHDIVFHGPHSVVVTRAN
- a CDS encoding cold-shock protein, with the translated sequence MATGTVKWFNAEKGFGFIEQDGGGADVFVHYSNIAAQGYRELQEGQKVSFEITQGQKGPQADNVVPA
- a CDS encoding TVP38/TMEM64 family protein, which produces MTSEKSPKRDLRAITLLVLVIALIVTAALVDLPEVAELRTSIQAMGGWAPLAFLAFGALGTPLFFPKPVLATASGLLFGVVTGAALAVVAFTAGALISFWVGRWLGREAVERRLGGRLRVLDEVFKANGLAATVVLRLLPVVPFAASNYGAGVTAVRPVSFGVGTAIGLVPTTVVAAFLGDAVLDLGSPRSVAAAAAWLVLAVTGVVWGGRLLRRAAVANS